AGCTGCTCCTGCACCATCAGAAGAAGTTCATCACCAGCCTGATGGCTCCTACTTAATTGATGGAAGTGCCTCTATTCGAGACATTAATAAGGAAATGTCATGGCATTTACCCACAGACGGACCGAAAACGCTTAATGGCTTAATTATTGAGTATTTGGAAGATATTCCACAAGCTAAACTAAGTGTTAGGATCGCCGGCTATCCGGTAGAGATCGTTGACGTAAGCGACAACATGATCAAAACCGTACGTATAATGCCCGAACACTTTTCAGGCGAAACCCCAGAAGAATAAAGGGCTAGGAGCAATAGTACAAAAAACGTCACTATTGCTCAAATTAACCACTACGCAGCACTTCCTCATAAAGATCCAAAATTCCATCAATTTGATTCTTTGATCGCCACCATACTGATCATTTTTACATGCTTTGTTTGCTAGTCTTGAAATTACCTATCGTAGCGAATGTTAGTAACAAACTTATCCACAGATAATAAGGTTATTCAACTTTCCACATTTTCTGTGGATAACAAAGGAGACCCCCGAAAAATATTGGCCTCTGCTTTTGCAATGTTTTTTTCATAAAAACATCATATTTTTTTACTCTTTTTTTTTGCCTAAATTAACGTCACTGGTAGACCAGATTTTATGCCTAAAGGTTAAACACACACCGAATAAATACTCTTCACAGCAGGTGCTTTGCTAAACACTTCTCGCTTGCACGTTTTACTCACGCTTTTCGAGCAAATAAGAGGAACAATACCTAGAAGCTGAATTACATCTAGCCACAAATCACCGCAGGATAAGAGCAAGCAATTTAACATTCACCCCTTTCCATTTCATGTTTAGTTTATATCGTTCGCTTTTCTCGCCCCAATCGATGAACCTTTAAGAACAAAAAAACGTCACTTTGTGAAAAGCACAAAGAAAGCTTCGTTATCTATCGATAAAGGAGAGCAAAAAGCGCTGCCATGCACTTTAACTGTCAATCTTATTTAGAACGGATCACTAAGACTAACTAAGCACAGCACTATGTGCAGGGACAAAAGAAAGCTCAGCTTTCTTGGGGTAGTGGAGAGCAAGAAGCGCAGCTACGCACTTTAACTGTCAATCTTGTCTAGGAAGGGTCACTAAGACTAACTAAGCCCCACACTATGTGCAGGGCCAAAAGAAAGCTCAGCTTGCTGGAGATAGAGGAGAGCAAAAAGCTCTACCTTGCTATTTCCCGTTCTTTAACTGTCGACAAGTTTCTGAGAATAAAAAAAGCCCCACACTATGTGCAGGGCCAAAAGAAAGCTCATTTTGGGGGAGAGCTTAAAATAGCAATTGTGTTCTAGCAGTGCCGTTGATTAGCTCTTGTGCTTACGAACAAAGCGACTAATGATTTCGCCATTACAGTAGATAGCATCAATGTTCTTGTATTGAGCTTGTGCTGCATCTAAGCCATTAACCACAGCATCACGGCAAATTTTTGAAGCTAGCTCATCATCAGCAGCAACAAACTTAAATACCACATCTTTAACTGATAAAAGCGCTTGTTGGTCATACTTAGCGGCGAAGCGGCTTAACGATGTTTCGTTACAATAAGTTTTACGCTTAACTTGGGTGTATTTCATACCAAGCGAACGTGCAACAGCTTTTGCTTCGGCGATACCACCTTGTGCTGCTGCCATACAAAGTTGTGTTTCAGCAGTTTGATCTAACGCTCTAAATTCAACTTGATTAACTTTTGCCGACGCCGTGAAAGAAACAGCTAAAGTTAACGCAGCAACAAATAATGATCTCATGGCACACCTCATATAACGCTTTTAATGATTAATGAGTATCTCTACTCAACTGCTGGCTAGTATATAGTCTCTTTACTCTAATGCAAATTTATTTTGTAATTTAATTTCATTTATAACTATCTTTGACATAAAAAACCTCGATATCTCGTATTATACTTTCAAAAAGCTTCTTGAAAATCTTTATAACCATTTTTTTCAATAACTTAAAGTAAGTAAATAAATTTCATCCATATACATCAAAGTGCTTACAGTCAATAATATCGATATGTTTTCGTAGAATATATCCACAAAATTTTACTTTTGTGAGATTTTTTAAAAGAAAATTACATAAAGTAGCCTTTTAGCAACCAAAGTAACAAACACTAATTTGGCAAGCAGACAAAGGCGACTGAAGACTCAAAAAGAGCATCTTCGTAGGTTTAAACCAAAAGCTAATCAAACAGAGAGTAAGCTAGCTATTTAGTTAGCCGTTTTGGTGGGTAGATGATTGAGAAGTGCTAGGTGTTTAAGTGCTGAAGTCTAACTCCTTAAATGTACTAGTTCAGACTTGATCTGACAGTTACCCGTTTTTCAATCGGTGACTGTCAGTTTAGATTTGAGCTAAATTCTTCTCAGCCCAAATCGATTTTCCATCAAGTAATGTTTCAAGTGGCGTTCTGCCACAGCACATTTTGCCCTGATGAGTTCGATCATTATTGTAATAAACCATCCATTCGTCCAGATCCTTTTGTAATTCCTCTAACGAGCCATAGAGCCTCTTACGGAACGTAACCTGATAAAACTCCTGCAATATTGTTTTGTGGAAACGTTCACAGATACCATTTGTCTGCGGTGACATCGCTTTCGTTTTTGTATGATCGATATCATTTATTGCTAGATAAAGCTGGTAATCATGATGTTCAACCTTGCCACAATACTCAGTGCCTCGGTCTGTGAGAATGCGTAACATTGGTAGCTCGTGCTGCTCGAAGTAAGGCAAAACCTTGTCGTTGAGTATGTCAGCAGCAGTGATTGGCGTTTTCGTTGTGTAGAGCTTGGCAAATGCAACCTTGCTGTAAGTATCAACGAACGTCTGCTGGTAGATACGGCCAACACCTTTTAGATTACCCACATAAAACGTGTCCTGTGAGCCTAGGTAGCCCGGATGAGCCGTTTCTATCTCGCCACAAGCTTCATCATCGTTCTTTTTCTTCTCAAGTGCAGCAACTTGAGCATCGGTGAGAATGATGCCGTCGTTAGCGACTTTCTCTTCAAGCGCTTTCAGCCGTTTTTTGAAGTTTTCTAAGTCATGGCGCAACCAGATTGAACGCACGCCACTGGCAGATACAAATACGCCTTGCTTACGAAGTTCATTGCTGGTTCTGACTTGGCCGTGCGCGGGGTATTCAATGGCATAATCCATTACTGCTTTTTCGGTTTTTTCATCAACACGATTTTTTATATTTGGTTTTCGGCGGGACTTATCAATAAGCGCATCAATGCCGCCATCTTCAGCCAGCTCTTGATAACGATAAAATGTATCTCGTGATACGCCCATCACTTTGCAAGCTCTGGATACATTACCAAGTTCTTCAGCTAGGTTGAGCAAACCTGCTTTGTGTTTAATGATTGGATTGTTAGTATGAAGCATGAGAGTTACCTCTTTGTTTGTTTTGATTAAAGATTCAGCACCTTTATCAAAACGGGTAACTCTCTACTTTTCAAGAAGATGTGTCAGATCTTGTCTGAACTAATTCACCTTAAATATGTGCTTCTAATTGAGAAGTATCGAACTCTCGAAACTTTCTATAAGTTCTCTTGGGTATAGCGTGCCCCCTTTTAACTTAAATAAGGCTGCTCTAAACCACTTACATTTAAATTTGAAATGTCATATATATTAAAAAAGCCGCAAGTGCGGCTTTTGTTTTATCTTTGAGTAGTTAGCCCCTTAATTTAACTTAGTAAGGCCATACTCATTGAGTGTGTCTGGCTACATTTCACTAGATAATGAAACTAGTTCATTGCCAAGCGTTGTTGATAATCACGCTCTTTTTCAACGTACTTAGTCCACTGCTTAGCGGTTTTGGCAACGTCTTTAAAGGCTTGAGCATCGGCAAAAGCAGCGATTGCTTCGTCAAAATTGCCTAAGTTAAAATTCGCCATGCCAAGCGCTAAGTGCATATTGCCTTCGTTATCCAAATCACCACGTTTAAGCGCGACTTTGGCGGAATCAATCGACTGTTGCCATTTTTCCGTGTTTAAGTAGGCTTGTGCTAGTTGCTCGTCGAACTTGCCGTTTTCAGCAATTTCAGCGCCTTTGATCAAGGCCGGAATTGCTTTGTCATCTTCCTTGGCCATCACATAGGCTTGTGCCATTAGCTGAATGCGTTTTTCATCGGCAATGACAATACCTTTAGCAATCGAGTCATCCAACAGTTTTGCCGCTTTATACGGTAGCTGGTTAAACAAGTACAGCTGAGCGAGCATGATAATATCGCTTGATTTGCTGATATAACCTGCCTGCCATGCAGTTTCCATCGCCCCAAGTTGCTTCTTCTCTTCGCCAATTTCGCCGTACATGCCCGCTAATTGGATCCAGTACTGTGGCTTTTGGTATAAGCGCACGAGCTCTTCCATCACTTCAGTGACCTTTTCAGGTTGCTTAAGCTCGTAATAAGCCGCACGTTGCAGAATTAACCAGTTTTCTTTTGGCGTTTCATTTTTCGCTTTAACCAACTCAATAGCAGCATTGATATGCGTCAGCGCGTCTGCATACTTTTTGTCTTGGTAATAAACCTGAGCGAACAAAATATGCTGGCCAGATTGCATTTCTTTATCAGTATTGGCGCGCCACTGCTGTAAGAAGCCAAGTGCCTTACCATAGTCTTGCTGTTGCATTGCTAGTTGGGCAAGCGAGTAGACGGTTGACAGGTAAAGCGACTCAGGGATGGCTTCTTCAGCGATAACATTTTCGAAACTGCTAATCGCATTGGCGATATCCTCGTTACCGTAATGCATAAAGCCATAGAAATTCCACATCATGGCCTTTTCATAGCTGTTAAGCTGGTTAATGCGCTCTTTTACATCTTCCAATACACCAAAACCAGCCGCTTTATCACCACCGTCAGCCAATTGCTGAGCACGGGCTAGTTGGGTGTATACGCGATTTCGCATCGCTGGTACTTTCTTAGAAGCGCGCTTGGCAGGTGATGCCTTTTGTTCAGCGGTATTAGCCGCCTTAGCAACTCCTCCCAACAAGTTGTCGCTTACCACTGGTGCACCGTAAAGCACACCAACTGCTACTAAGGACATGATTAGCTTTGATTTGTTCATGAGCTGCTCCTATCCGTCAATTTGGAATGTAATTTTGTTTTGTACGCCAGCCACTTCTACTGCACTGCCGTCAACAACACGAGGTTTGTACTTAAATTTCAAGGCTGCGTCGACTGCCGCGCGGTTGAAGATATCTGCTGGCTGCGCTTCAACGACTTTCGGGTCGCGTACCGAACCATTCGTGGTTACTGTAAATTCAACAATCACGTAACCTTCAATACCACGAGATTGCGCACGGCGAGGGTAAATTGGCGCCACTTTTACAATTGGTAAGTAATCGCCATCACCACTGTCTAGGCTCAAACCACCTGCGAGGCCAGTATCAGCGCTAACATCTGCGGTAAACGCTGTGCTTATCGCATCTGCGTTCGGGTTCGCCTGCTGCATTTGCGGTTGCTGCATTGGTGGCGGAGGTGTTTGTGGCTTAGGCGGCTTTTGTGGTTTACGCTCTTTCTTTTGTACCGTTTCTTCTTTCTTTAAACGGATAAAGTCGAGCACATTGCCGCGCGGTGGCTCAGTTAAAGCATCCTTACCACCAGTAATCAAGGTTTGCATACCCCAAAGCAACACAAAGGTCACGCTAACAGCAAGCGCTAATGCGATGCCGTAACGTGGCAAAGCGCTTGGTGCTAATGAGTATGTAGCGCTGCTATTTGACGTTACACTAGTGCTCATCGATTATGCCTCTTGAGCAGCAATTGACACATCAAACACACCAGCGGCGCGAGCAGAGTCCATTACTTTGATTAAGACATCCGTGGTCGCTTTTTTATCGGCTTGAATGACCACTGTTCCTTGCGGGTTTTCTGCTTTTAAGCGTTCAATGTTCGCTTGTACGGCACGCACATCAACACGACGTTTGTTGATCCAAATTTCGCCCTTGTCACTAATCGCAACAAGAATGTTAGCGCGCTCTTTTTTCACTGCTGTCGCAGCTTCTGGACGGTTAACTTCAATACCCGCTTCTTTGACGAATGAGGCGGTAACGATGAAGAAAATGAGTAGAATAAATACAACGTCAAGCATCGGCGTCATATTAATTTCTTCTTGTTCTTCCTGCTCTTGTAAAACTTTTGCTAATTGAGAACGCATAGTTCTAACCCTTATTTTGGCTCCAGCTTAATGCTGAAGCACAAGTGAATCTTCTAATTGCTCGGTTCTGCGTTTGGTTTTGCGTTGTAACCAAGTGACCACAAAAACACCCGATAATGAACCGACCATACCAGCCATGGTTGGAATAGT
This Thalassotalea euphylliae DNA region includes the following protein-coding sequences:
- a CDS encoding ExbD/TolR family protein produces the protein MRSQLAKVLQEQEEQEEINMTPMLDVVFILLIFFIVTASFVKEAGIEVNRPEAATAVKKERANILVAISDKGEIWINKRRVDVRAVQANIERLKAENPQGTVVIQADKKATTDVLIKVMDSARAAGVFDVSIAAQEA
- a CDS encoding tetratricopeptide repeat protein, whose translation is MNKSKLIMSLVAVGVLYGAPVVSDNLLGGVAKAANTAEQKASPAKRASKKVPAMRNRVYTQLARAQQLADGGDKAAGFGVLEDVKERINQLNSYEKAMMWNFYGFMHYGNEDIANAISSFENVIAEEAIPESLYLSTVYSLAQLAMQQQDYGKALGFLQQWRANTDKEMQSGQHILFAQVYYQDKKYADALTHINAAIELVKAKNETPKENWLILQRAAYYELKQPEKVTEVMEELVRLYQKPQYWIQLAGMYGEIGEEKKQLGAMETAWQAGYISKSSDIIMLAQLYLFNQLPYKAAKLLDDSIAKGIVIADEKRIQLMAQAYVMAKEDDKAIPALIKGAEIAENGKFDEQLAQAYLNTEKWQQSIDSAKVALKRGDLDNEGNMHLALGMANFNLGNFDEAIAAFADAQAFKDVAKTAKQWTKYVEKERDYQQRLAMN
- a CDS encoding energy transducer TonB, with amino-acid sequence MPRYGIALALAVSVTFVLLWGMQTLITGGKDALTEPPRGNVLDFIRLKKEETVQKKERKPQKPPKPQTPPPPMQQPQMQQANPNADAISTAFTADVSADTGLAGGLSLDSGDGDYLPIVKVAPIYPRRAQSRGIEGYVIVEFTVTTNGSVRDPKVVEAQPADIFNRAAVDAALKFKYKPRVVDGSAVEVAGVQNKITFQIDG
- a CDS encoding IS481 family transposase; this encodes MLHTNNPIIKHKAGLLNLAEELGNVSRACKVMGVSRDTFYRYQELAEDGGIDALIDKSRRKPNIKNRVDEKTEKAVMDYAIEYPAHGQVRTSNELRKQGVFVSASGVRSIWLRHDLENFKKRLKALEEKVANDGIILTDAQVAALEKKKNDDEACGEIETAHPGYLGSQDTFYVGNLKGVGRIYQQTFVDTYSKVAFAKLYTTKTPITAADILNDKVLPYFEQHELPMLRILTDRGTEYCGKVEHHDYQLYLAINDIDHTKTKAMSPQTNGICERFHKTILQEFYQVTFRKRLYGSLEELQKDLDEWMVYYNNDRTHQGKMCCGRTPLETLLDGKSIWAEKNLAQI